One Pseudomonas entomophila genomic window carries:
- a CDS encoding LysR family transcriptional regulator, whose protein sequence is MQYQINHADLSLVLALERGRSLAKAAELLKVDVSTVFRSIRRLESALGTALFVKSRKGYLPTDTAQALAEQAERAEQALDAARIALTSGEQVVSGTVRVTCTEAVLHSLLLPALAEFMPNYPALSLEMGTSNTFANLSRRDADIALRLTNTPPEHLVGRCLGSTSYVICGRPELRERLQASATSVPWIAPDDSMQDHATVVWRNQHHPGLVPRYQCSGMSTIAQLVTTGLGVAALPDYMVHDLPDVEALSGPLPGCDTQLWLLTRPDCRALRSVQTLFEELTPRLRDAMLR, encoded by the coding sequence ATGCAATATCAGATCAACCACGCCGACCTCTCCCTGGTCCTGGCACTGGAGCGCGGCCGCTCGCTGGCAAAGGCCGCCGAACTGCTCAAGGTCGACGTTTCCACGGTGTTCCGCTCGATCCGGCGACTGGAGTCGGCGCTGGGCACCGCCTTGTTCGTCAAGAGCCGCAAGGGCTACCTGCCCACCGACACCGCCCAGGCCCTCGCCGAGCAGGCCGAGCGCGCCGAGCAGGCACTGGATGCGGCGCGCATCGCGCTGACCAGCGGCGAGCAGGTGGTCAGCGGCACGGTCCGCGTGACCTGCACCGAAGCCGTCCTGCACAGCCTGCTGCTGCCGGCGCTGGCCGAGTTCATGCCCAACTACCCCGCGCTGTCGCTGGAAATGGGCACTTCCAACACCTTCGCCAACCTCAGCCGGCGCGATGCCGACATCGCCCTGCGCCTGACCAACACGCCGCCTGAGCACCTGGTCGGCCGCTGCCTGGGCTCGACGTCCTACGTGATCTGTGGCCGCCCGGAGCTGCGCGAACGGCTCCAGGCTTCTGCCACCAGCGTGCCGTGGATCGCCCCCGACGACTCCATGCAGGACCATGCCACCGTGGTCTGGCGCAACCAGCATCACCCCGGGCTGGTACCGCGCTACCAATGCAGCGGCATGTCGACCATCGCCCAACTGGTGACCACCGGCCTGGGCGTGGCGGCGCTGCCCGACTACATGGTTCACGACCTGCCGGACGTGGAAGCGTTGAGCGGCCCGTTGCCCGGCTGCGACACGCAACTGTGGCTGCTGACCCGGCCGGATTGCCGAGCGTTGCGCTCGGTGCAGACGCTGTTCGAGGAGCTGACCCCACGCCTGCGCGACGCAATGTTGCGTTAA
- the rpoZ gene encoding DNA-directed RNA polymerase subunit omega — MARVTVEDCLEHVDNRFELVMLSTKRARQLATGGKEPRVAWENDKPTVVALREIAEGIVTPEFIAAEEIVTEDPVFAAFEDENNEAV, encoded by the coding sequence ATGGCCCGCGTAACTGTTGAAGACTGCCTGGAACACGTGGATAACCGCTTCGAGCTGGTCATGCTCTCGACCAAGCGCGCCCGCCAGCTCGCTACCGGCGGCAAAGAACCACGCGTTGCGTGGGAAAACGACAAGCCAACCGTCGTCGCCCTGCGTGAAATCGCCGAAGGCATCGTCACTCCAGAGTTCATCGCCGCCGAAGAGATCGTCACCGAGGATCCGGTATTCGCCGCGTTCGAGGACGAGAACAACGAGGCCGTCTGA
- the spoT gene encoding bifunctional GTP diphosphokinase/guanosine-3',5'-bis pyrophosphate 3'-pyrophosphohydrolase → MPGIEALAERLSTYLGPEQVNLVRRAYFYAEQAHDGQRRRSGEPYVTHPLAVASILADMHMDHQSLMAAMLHDVIEDTGIAKEALSQQFGETVAELVDGVSKLTQMNFETKAEAQAENFQKMAMAMARDIRVILVKLADRLHNMRTLEVLSGEKRRRIAKETLEIYAPIANRLGMHTVRVEFEDLGFKAMHPMRSSLIHRAVKSARGNRKEIVAKIETSLANCLAADGIEGEVSGRQKHLYGIYKKMRGKRRAFTEIMDVYAFRIIVDKVDTCYRVLGAVHNLYKPLPGRFKDYIAIPKANGYQSLHTTLFGMHGVPIEIQIRTREMEEMANNGIAAHWLYKSNEEEQPKGSHARARQWVKGILELQQRAGNSLEFIESVKIDLFPDEVYVFTPKGRIMELPKGSTAVDFAYAVHTDVGNSCIACRINRRLAPLSEPLQSGSTVEIVSAPGARPNPAWLNFVVTGKARTHIRHALKQQRRSESISLGERLLNKVLTGFDSSLEQIPQERIQGILTEYRLELVEDLLEDIGLGNRMAYVVARRLLSAEGEQLPAPEGPLAIRGTEGLVLSYAKCCTPIPGDPIVGHLSAGKGMVVHLEDCRNISEVRHNPEKCLQLSWAKDVTGEFNVELRVELEHQRGLIALLASSVNAADGNIEKISMDERDGRISVVQLVVSVHDRVHLARVIKKLRTLTGVVRITRMRA, encoded by the coding sequence ATGCCGGGTATAGAAGCCCTCGCCGAACGGCTGTCGACTTATCTGGGCCCCGAACAGGTCAACCTGGTCCGGCGCGCCTACTTCTACGCCGAGCAGGCCCACGATGGCCAGCGCCGCCGCAGCGGCGAGCCCTACGTGACCCACCCGCTGGCGGTCGCCAGCATCCTCGCCGACATGCACATGGACCATCAAAGCCTGATGGCGGCCATGCTGCACGACGTGATCGAAGACACCGGCATCGCCAAGGAAGCCTTGAGCCAGCAATTCGGCGAGACCGTCGCCGAGCTGGTCGACGGGGTCAGCAAGCTGACCCAGATGAACTTCGAGACGAAAGCCGAGGCGCAAGCCGAAAACTTCCAGAAGATGGCCATGGCCATGGCCCGCGACATCCGCGTGATCCTGGTCAAGCTGGCGGACCGCCTGCACAACATGCGCACCCTGGAAGTGCTGTCCGGCGAAAAACGCCGGCGCATCGCCAAGGAAACCCTCGAGATCTACGCCCCCATCGCCAATCGCCTGGGCATGCACACCGTGCGCGTGGAGTTCGAGGACCTGGGCTTCAAGGCCATGCACCCGATGCGTTCGTCGCTGATCCACCGGGCGGTCAAGAGCGCGCGTGGCAACCGCAAGGAAATCGTCGCCAAGATCGAGACTTCGCTGGCCAACTGCCTGGCCGCCGACGGCATCGAGGGCGAAGTCAGCGGCCGGCAGAAACACCTCTATGGCATCTACAAGAAGATGCGCGGCAAGCGCCGCGCCTTCACCGAGATCATGGACGTGTACGCCTTCCGCATCATCGTCGACAAGGTCGACACCTGCTACCGCGTGCTCGGCGCCGTGCACAACCTGTACAAGCCGCTGCCGGGCCGGTTCAAGGACTACATCGCGATCCCCAAGGCCAACGGCTACCAGTCGCTGCACACCACGCTGTTCGGCATGCACGGCGTACCCATCGAGATCCAGATCCGCACCCGCGAAATGGAAGAGATGGCCAACAACGGCATCGCCGCGCACTGGCTGTACAAATCGAACGAGGAAGAGCAGCCCAAGGGCAGCCATGCCCGCGCCCGCCAGTGGGTCAAGGGCATCCTCGAACTGCAACAGCGCGCCGGCAACTCGCTGGAATTCATCGAGAGCGTGAAGATCGACCTGTTCCCGGACGAGGTCTACGTGTTCACCCCCAAAGGCCGGATCATGGAGCTGCCCAAAGGCTCCACCGCCGTCGACTTCGCCTACGCGGTACACACCGACGTCGGCAACAGCTGTATCGCCTGCCGCATCAACCGCCGCCTGGCGCCGCTGTCCGAACCGCTGCAGAGCGGTTCGACCGTCGAGATCGTCAGCGCCCCGGGCGCGCGCCCCAACCCGGCTTGGCTCAACTTCGTGGTCACCGGCAAGGCGCGCACGCACATCCGCCACGCCCTCAAGCAACAGCGCCGCTCCGAGTCGATCAGCCTCGGCGAGCGCCTGCTGAACAAGGTGCTGACCGGCTTCGACAGCAGCCTGGAACAGATCCCCCAGGAACGCATCCAGGGCATCCTCACCGAGTATCGCCTGGAACTGGTCGAAGACCTGCTCGAGGACATCGGCCTGGGCAACCGCATGGCCTATGTGGTCGCCCGCCGCCTGCTGTCGGCCGAAGGCGAACAACTGCCGGCGCCGGAAGGCCCGCTGGCGATCCGTGGCACCGAGGGCCTGGTGCTCAGCTACGCCAAGTGCTGCACCCCGATCCCGGGCGACCCGATCGTCGGCCACCTGTCGGCGGGCAAGGGCATGGTCGTGCACCTGGAAGACTGCCGCAATATCAGTGAAGTCCGCCACAACCCGGAGAAGTGCCTGCAACTCTCCTGGGCCAAGGACGTCACCGGCGAGTTCAACGTCGAACTGCGCGTCGAGCTGGAGCACCAGCGCGGCCTGATCGCCCTGCTGGCCAGCAGCGTCAACGCCGCCGACGGCAACATCGAAAAAATCAGCATGGACGAACGCGACGGCCGTATCAGCGTGGTCCAACTGGTGGTCAGCGTGCACGACCGCGTGCACCTGGCCCGCGTGATCAAGAAACTGCGTACCTTGACCGGCGTGGTCCGCATCACCCGGATGCGTGCGTAG
- a CDS encoding RidA family protein has product MSKTVINSDKAPAAIGTYSQAIKAGNTVYMSGQIPLDPKTMELVEGFEAQTVQVFENLKSVAEAAGGSFKDIVKLNIFLTDLSHFAKVNEIMGRYFEQPYPARAAIGVAALPKGAQVEMDAILVLE; this is encoded by the coding sequence ATGAGCAAGACTGTCATCAACAGCGACAAGGCCCCTGCCGCCATCGGCACCTACTCGCAGGCGATCAAGGCCGGCAACACCGTGTACATGTCGGGCCAGATTCCGCTGGACCCGAAAACCATGGAGCTGGTCGAAGGCTTCGAAGCCCAGACCGTGCAGGTGTTCGAGAACCTGAAGTCGGTTGCAGAGGCTGCTGGCGGTTCGTTCAAGGACATCGTCAAGCTGAACATCTTCCTCACCGACCTGAGCCACTTCGCCAAGGTCAACGAGATCATGGGCCGCTATTTCGAGCAGCCCTACCCGGCACGCGCCGCCATCGGCGTGGCAGCCCTGCCCAAGGGCGCCCAGGTCGAGATGGACGCCATCCTGGTCCTCGAGTGA
- a CDS encoding SDR family oxidoreductase gives MSDVSALIVGCGDVGSRLARQLLAQGWQVSGLRRSVDQLPEGVRPIAADLSDRRQPEAWPERAPDYLVYCVAASQHDEAGYRAAYVEGLCHVLGWLERNGQAPRRLLFVSSSSVYAQQDGEWIDETASTAPEGYSGKVMLEAERLALESGIPASIVRLTGIYGPGREWLLSQVRQGYRVAEEPPLYGNRIHAEDAASLLAHLLQSDAQGVVLDDCYIGVDDDPAPLADVVAWLRGYLGVTEWSDEQRVRRTGSKRCSNARARALGWVPQYPSYKEGYAAILEGKN, from the coding sequence ATGTCAGACGTTTCAGCTTTGATCGTGGGTTGCGGTGATGTGGGCAGTCGCCTGGCCCGCCAACTGCTTGCTCAAGGCTGGCAGGTCAGCGGCTTGCGGCGTTCGGTCGATCAGCTGCCCGAAGGGGTTCGGCCGATTGCCGCCGATCTGTCCGACCGGCGCCAGCCTGAGGCCTGGCCCGAGCGCGCGCCTGACTATCTGGTGTATTGCGTGGCGGCCAGCCAGCATGACGAGGCCGGCTACCGGGCCGCCTATGTCGAGGGCCTATGCCATGTGCTGGGGTGGCTTGAGCGTAACGGCCAGGCGCCCCGTCGCCTGCTGTTCGTTTCCAGCAGCAGTGTCTATGCGCAGCAGGATGGCGAGTGGATCGACGAAACTGCGAGTACCGCGCCTGAAGGCTATTCCGGCAAGGTGATGCTGGAAGCGGAGCGCCTGGCCCTCGAAAGTGGCATCCCTGCCAGCATCGTGCGCCTGACCGGTATCTATGGCCCGGGCCGTGAGTGGCTGCTGAGTCAGGTTCGTCAGGGCTACCGCGTAGCCGAGGAGCCGCCTCTGTATGGCAACCGGATCCATGCCGAGGATGCCGCGAGTCTGCTGGCGCATTTGCTGCAGTCTGATGCCCAGGGTGTGGTGCTCGATGATTGCTATATCGGTGTGGATGACGACCCGGCGCCGCTGGCGGACGTGGTGGCCTGGTTGCGCGGGTATCTTGGGGTAACCGAATGGTCGGATGAGCAGCGCGTGCGGCGCACTGGCAGCAAGCGCTGCAGCAATGCACGGGCGCGGGCGCTGGGCTGGGTGCCGCAGTATCCGAGCTATAAAGAGGGGTATGCCGCGATTCTTGAGGGTAAAAACTAA
- the exbB gene encoding tonB-system energizer ExbB: protein MTRTQPSASPTPSRAWRAIAALMFSLVLAPAAMADEPAAQTATPAAATAPATEGQAPVPELTPEAQALVDNLQKSAEAVIAENTSLGMAHDLSPWGMYKNADVVVKAVMIGLALASIITWTIWIAKGFELMGAKRRLRGEIVALKRSVSLKEASDVSNKEGTLAHTLVHDALEEMRLSANAREKEGIKERVSFRLERLVAASGRTMSSGTGVLATIGSTAPFVGLFGTVWGIMNSFIGIAKTQTTNLAVVAPGIAEALLATALGLVAAIPAVVIYNVFARSIAGYKAQVSDASAQVLLLVSRDLDHQGSERAAPHMVKVG from the coding sequence ATGACACGCACTCAACCTTCCGCTTCGCCTACCCCGTCGCGCGCCTGGCGCGCCATCGCCGCGCTGATGTTCAGCCTGGTGCTGGCCCCGGCAGCCATGGCCGATGAGCCAGCCGCCCAAACCGCCACCCCGGCCGCCGCCACTGCCCCGGCCACCGAGGGCCAGGCTCCGGTGCCCGAGCTGACGCCTGAAGCCCAGGCGCTGGTCGACAACCTGCAGAAGTCCGCTGAAGCCGTGATCGCCGAAAACACTTCGCTGGGCATGGCCCACGACCTGTCCCCATGGGGCATGTACAAGAACGCCGACGTGGTGGTGAAAGCCGTGATGATCGGCCTGGCCCTGGCCTCGATCATCACCTGGACCATCTGGATCGCCAAGGGCTTCGAACTGATGGGCGCCAAGCGCCGCCTGCGTGGCGAAATCGTCGCCCTGAAGCGCTCCGTGAGCCTGAAGGAAGCCAGCGACGTCTCGAACAAGGAAGGCACTCTGGCCCACACCCTGGTCCACGACGCCCTCGAAGAGATGCGCCTGTCGGCCAACGCCCGCGAGAAAGAAGGCATCAAGGAGCGCGTCAGCTTCCGCCTGGAACGCCTGGTCGCCGCCAGCGGCCGCACCATGAGCAGCGGCACCGGCGTGCTGGCCACCATCGGCTCCACCGCCCCGTTCGTCGGCCTGTTCGGCACCGTGTGGGGCATCATGAACAGCTTCATCGGCATCGCCAAGACCCAGACCACCAACCTGGCCGTAGTCGCCCCAGGTATTGCTGAGGCCCTGCTGGCCACCGCGCTGGGCCTGGTCGCGGCAATCCCGGCCGTGGTCATCTACAACGTCTTCGCTCGCTCCATCGCCGGCTACAAGGCGCAGGTCTCCGACGCCTCCGCCCAGGTACTGCTGCTGGTCAGCCGCGATCTGGACCATCAGGGCAGCGAGCGCGCCGCCCCGCACATGGTGAAAGTGGGGTAA
- the exbD gene encoding TonB system transport protein ExbD, with protein MGLHLNEGGDDLAENHEINVTPFIDVMLVLLIIFMVAAPLATVDIKVDLPASTAKPAPRPEKPVFVSVKADKKLYVGDDPVAQPDQLGAMLDAKTKGDKETTIFFQADKGVDYGDLMEVMNTMRAAGYLKVGLVGLETAAKK; from the coding sequence ATGGGCCTGCATCTCAACGAAGGTGGCGACGACCTCGCCGAGAACCACGAAATCAACGTCACGCCGTTCATCGACGTGATGCTGGTGCTGCTGATCATCTTCATGGTCGCGGCGCCACTGGCCACGGTCGACATCAAGGTCGACCTGCCCGCCTCGACCGCGAAACCCGCCCCGAGGCCCGAGAAGCCGGTGTTCGTCAGCGTCAAGGCCGACAAGAAGCTGTACGTCGGTGATGACCCGGTGGCCCAGCCCGACCAGCTTGGCGCGATGCTCGACGCCAAGACCAAGGGCGACAAGGAAACCACCATCTTCTTCCAGGCTGACAAGGGCGTCGACTACGGCGACCTGATGGAAGTGATGAACACCATGCGCGCGGCCGGCTACCTCAAGGTCGGTCTGGTCGGACTCGAGACGGCAGCCAAGAAATGA
- a CDS encoding energy transducer TonB → MTKTRSNMARYGIGLAIVLGVHVAAVMLTLNWSVPQAIELPPAAMMVELAPLPEPAPPPPPKAVPKPPTPVEEPPLPKLAEAPKPKIAIAKPPKPKAKPQPPKPEKKPEPPKDEPPAKDDVADTPPSNAQPQKSAAPTPSIAANSNALPSWQSDLLRHLAKYKKYPEDARRRGLQGINRLRFVVDAEGKVVSYSLAGGSGSAALDRATLEMIRRAGTVPKPPAELLNNGTIEVVAPFVYSLDRR, encoded by the coding sequence ATGACGAAAACGCGCTCGAACATGGCGCGCTACGGCATCGGCCTGGCCATCGTGCTGGGCGTGCACGTGGCCGCTGTGATGCTGACGCTCAACTGGTCGGTGCCCCAGGCCATCGAGCTGCCCCCGGCAGCGATGATGGTAGAGCTGGCGCCGCTGCCGGAGCCCGCGCCACCGCCACCGCCCAAGGCCGTCCCCAAGCCGCCGACGCCGGTCGAGGAGCCGCCACTGCCTAAGTTGGCGGAGGCCCCCAAGCCGAAGATCGCCATCGCCAAGCCGCCCAAGCCCAAGGCCAAGCCGCAGCCGCCCAAGCCTGAGAAAAAGCCCGAGCCGCCGAAGGACGAGCCACCGGCCAAGGACGATGTGGCGGATACGCCACCAAGCAACGCACAGCCGCAGAAATCGGCCGCACCGACACCAAGCATCGCCGCCAACAGCAATGCCCTGCCCAGCTGGCAGAGCGACCTGCTGCGCCACCTGGCCAAGTACAAGAAGTACCCGGAAGACGCTCGCCGTCGTGGCCTGCAGGGCATCAACCGCCTGCGCTTCGTGGTCGACGCCGAGGGCAAAGTGGTCTCGTACTCGCTGGCCGGAGGCTCGGGTAGCGCGGCCCTGGACCGGGCGACCCTGGAGATGATCCGTCGCGCCGGCACGGTACCGAAGCCACCAGCAGAGCTGCTGAACAATGGCACGATCGAAGTCGTGGCACCGTTCGTCTATTCCCTGGACCGACGCTGA
- a CDS encoding hydrogen peroxide-inducible genes activator: MTLTELRYIVTLAQEQHFGHAAERCHVSQPTLSVGVKKLEDELGVLIFERSKSAVRLTPVGESIVAQAQKVLEQAQGIRELAQAGKNQLTAPLKVGAIYTVGPYLFPHLIPQLHRVAPQMPLYIEENFTHVLREKLRNGELDAVIIALPFNEADVLTLPLYDEPFCALMPADHPWTQKDTIDTAMLNDKSLLLLGEGHCFRDQVLEACPTLNKGGEGSKHTTVESSSLETIRHMVASGLGVSILPLSAVHSHHYAPGVIEVRPLTAPAPFRTVAIAWRASFPRPKAIEILADSIRLCSVAKAPVEQPA, translated from the coding sequence ATGACCCTCACCGAACTTCGCTACATCGTCACCCTCGCCCAGGAGCAGCACTTCGGCCATGCGGCCGAGCGCTGCCACGTCAGCCAGCCCACGCTGTCGGTCGGCGTGAAGAAGCTCGAGGACGAGCTGGGCGTGCTGATCTTCGAGCGCAGCAAGAGCGCCGTGCGCCTCACGCCGGTCGGCGAGAGCATCGTCGCCCAGGCGCAGAAGGTGCTGGAACAGGCCCAGGGCATTCGTGAACTGGCCCAGGCCGGCAAGAACCAGCTCACCGCCCCGCTCAAGGTAGGCGCCATCTATACCGTCGGCCCCTATCTGTTCCCGCACCTGATCCCGCAACTGCACCGCGTGGCGCCGCAGATGCCGCTGTACATCGAAGAGAACTTCACCCACGTGCTGCGCGAGAAGCTGCGCAACGGCGAACTGGACGCGGTGATCATCGCCCTGCCGTTCAACGAAGCCGATGTGCTGACGCTGCCGCTGTACGACGAGCCGTTCTGCGCGTTGATGCCAGCCGACCACCCCTGGACCCAGAAAGACACCATCGACACGGCCATGCTCAACGACAAGAGCTTGCTGCTGCTGGGCGAAGGCCACTGCTTCCGCGACCAGGTGCTGGAAGCATGCCCGACGCTCAACAAGGGCGGCGAAGGCTCGAAACACACCACAGTCGAATCCAGCTCGCTGGAAACCATCCGGCACATGGTTGCCTCGGGCCTGGGTGTATCCATTCTTCCGCTGTCGGCGGTGCACAGCCACCACTATGCGCCCGGTGTCATCGAGGTCCGCCCGCTGACTGCGCCGGCGCCGTTCCGCACCGTGGCCATCGCCTGGCGTGCCAGCTTCCCGCGGCCGAAGGCCATCGAGATCCTCGCCGACTCGATCCGCCTCTGCTCGGTGGCCAAGGCGCCCGTGGAACAACCGGCCTGA
- the recG gene encoding ATP-dependent DNA helicase RecG, with protein sequence MTELSNVPVTALKGVGDAMAEKLAKVGLENLQDLLFHLPLRYQDRTRVVPIGQLRPGQDAVIEGVVSGADVTMGKRRSLVVRLGDGTGVLSLRFYHFSNAQKEGLKRGTHLRCYGEARPGASGLEIYHPEYRALNGSEPAPPVEQTLTPIYPTTEGLTQQRLRLLCQQSLGQLGPRSLPDWLPDELARDYQLAPLSDAIRYLHNPPSDADLDELAEGHHWAQHRLAFEELLTHQLSQQRLRESLRSLRAPVLPKASRLPAQYLANLGFSPTGAQQRVGNEIAYDLSQPEPMMRLVQGDVGAGKTVVAALAALQALEAGYQVALMAPTEILAEQHYITFKRWLEPLGIEVAWLAGKLKGKARASALEQIASGTPMVVGTHALFQDEVQFKHLALAIIDEQHRFGVQQRLALRKKGVMGQLCPHQLIMTATPIPRTLAMSAYADLDTSILDELPPGRTPVNTVLVADSRRFEVVERVRAACAEGRQAYWVCTLIEESEELTCQAAESTFEELGSALGELRVGLIHGRMKPAEKAAVMAEFKAGELQLLVATTVIEVGVDVPNASLMIIENPERLGLAQLHQLRGRVGRGSAVSHCVLLYHPPLSQIGRERLGIMRETNDGFVIAEKDLELRGPGEMLGTRQTGLLQFKVADLMRDADLLPAVRDAAQALLARWPGHVSPLLDRWLRHGQQYGQV encoded by the coding sequence ATGACCGAGCTGTCGAACGTCCCGGTCACGGCGCTCAAGGGCGTTGGCGATGCCATGGCGGAAAAACTCGCCAAGGTCGGCCTGGAGAACCTGCAGGATCTGCTGTTCCACCTGCCGCTTCGCTATCAGGACCGTACCCGCGTGGTCCCCATCGGCCAGTTGCGGCCCGGCCAGGACGCCGTCATCGAAGGCGTGGTCAGCGGCGCCGACGTGACCATGGGCAAGCGCCGCAGCCTGGTGGTGCGCCTGGGCGATGGCACCGGTGTGCTGAGCCTGCGCTTCTACCACTTCAGCAATGCGCAGAAAGAGGGCCTCAAGCGCGGCACTCATCTGCGTTGCTATGGCGAGGCCCGCCCCGGCGCCTCGGGGTTGGAGATCTACCACCCCGAGTACCGGGCGCTCAATGGCAGCGAGCCGGCGCCGCCGGTCGAACAGACGCTCACACCGATCTACCCGACCACCGAAGGCCTCACGCAACAGCGCCTGCGCCTGCTGTGCCAGCAGAGCCTGGGCCAGCTCGGCCCGCGCAGCCTGCCCGACTGGCTGCCTGACGAGCTGGCCCGCGACTACCAGCTGGCGCCGTTGAGTGATGCGATCCGCTACCTGCACAACCCGCCGTCCGACGCCGATCTGGACGAACTCGCCGAAGGCCATCACTGGGCCCAGCATCGCCTGGCCTTCGAAGAATTGCTCACCCACCAGCTTTCGCAGCAGCGCCTGCGCGAAAGCCTGCGTAGCCTGCGCGCTCCGGTGCTGCCCAAAGCCAGCCGCCTGCCCGCGCAGTACCTGGCCAACCTCGGTTTCAGCCCGACCGGCGCCCAGCAGCGCGTGGGCAACGAAATCGCCTACGACCTCAGCCAGCCCGAACCGATGATGCGCCTGGTTCAGGGCGACGTGGGCGCCGGCAAAACCGTGGTTGCCGCCCTCGCGGCCCTGCAGGCGCTGGAAGCCGGTTACCAGGTCGCCTTGATGGCGCCCACCGAGATCCTCGCCGAGCAGCACTACATCACCTTCAAGCGCTGGCTCGAACCGCTGGGTATCGAAGTCGCCTGGCTGGCCGGCAAGCTCAAGGGCAAGGCCCGCGCCAGCGCCCTGGAGCAGATCGCCAGCGGCACACCGATGGTGGTCGGCACCCACGCGCTGTTCCAGGACGAAGTGCAGTTCAAGCACCTGGCCCTGGCGATCATCGACGAACAACACCGCTTCGGCGTGCAGCAGCGACTGGCCCTGCGCAAGAAGGGCGTGATGGGCCAGCTGTGCCCGCACCAGCTGATCATGACCGCCACCCCCATCCCACGCACCCTGGCCATGAGCGCCTACGCCGACCTGGACACCTCCATCCTCGACGAGCTGCCACCCGGCCGTACGCCGGTCAACACTGTGCTGGTCGCCGACAGCCGCCGCTTCGAAGTGGTCGAGCGGGTCCGTGCCGCCTGCGCCGAAGGGCGACAGGCCTATTGGGTGTGCACCCTGATCGAAGAGTCCGAGGAATTGACCTGCCAGGCCGCTGAGAGCACCTTCGAGGAGCTCGGCAGCGCCCTTGGCGAACTGCGGGTGGGGCTGATCCACGGGCGCATGAAACCGGCGGAGAAGGCTGCGGTGATGGCCGAGTTCAAGGCCGGTGAACTGCAACTGCTGGTCGCCACCACGGTGATCGAGGTGGGCGTGGACGTCCCCAACGCCAGCCTGATGATCATCGAAAACCCCGAGCGCCTGGGCCTGGCCCAGTTGCACCAGCTGCGTGGCCGGGTTGGCCGGGGCAGCGCGGTCAGCCATTGCGTGCTGCTGTATCACCCACCGCTGTCGCAAATCGGCCGCGAGCGCCTGGGCATAATGCGGGAAACCAACGATGGATTCGTCATAGCAGAGAAGGACCTGGAGTTGCGCGGCCCCGGCGAAATGCTCGGCACCCGCCAGACCGGCCTGCTGCAGTTCAAGGTCGCCGACCTGATGCGCGACGCCGACCTGCTGCCCGCCGTGCGCGATGCCGCCCAGGCGCTGCTGGCACGCTGGCCGGGCCACGTCAGCCCGCTGCTCGACCGCTGGCTGCGCCACGGCCAGCAATATGGCCAGGTGTGA